From one Culex quinquefasciatus strain JHB chromosome 3, VPISU_Cqui_1.0_pri_paternal, whole genome shotgun sequence genomic stretch:
- the LOC119769137 gene encoding uncharacterized protein LOC119769137 — MPESRRFASFIKPKTPGISTPTIVNQSEELTKKEGNGTGLFEIKKVDDEYFCFATERQVCRNWPIEQQKTNSDPSRRGEGTCRQLLCAHQHRPASWHPPAGISPSSPAGSTAEPPAAKGRKTSQPSLIRSLTVMPSQPQLTSCPKSRRLEPAEKRANPSEQPDTPEHQARLPGGTS; from the exons ATGCCGGAATCTAGGCGATTCGCCAGCTTCATAAAACCAAAGACACCGGGTATTAGCACGCCAACCATCGTTAACCAATCGGAGGAACTCACCAAGAAGGAAGGGAACGGTACCGGTCTATTCGAGATCAAAAAGGTGGACGACGAATACTTCTGCTTCGCCACGGAAC GACAAGTCTGCCGAAACTGGCCAATCGAGCAGCAAAAAACGAATAGTGACCCATCCCGGCGAGGCGAGGGAACCTGTAGACAGCTTTTGTGTG CGCATCAACACCGCCCGGCTTCCTGGCATCCCCCGGCTGGGATCTCCCCTAGCAGTCCAGCAGGTAGCACGGCGGAACCCCCGGCAGCCAAAGGACGGAAAACAAGCCAACCATCCTTGATCCGGTCTCTAACAGTCATGCCGTCACAGCCACAGTTAACGTCCTGTCCAAAATCACGCAGATTGGAACCGGCGGAAAAGAGGGCCAACCCCTCTGAGCAACCAGACACTCCAGAACATCAAGCACGACTACCGGGAGGAACCAGCTAG